One genomic region from Paroceanicella profunda encodes:
- a CDS encoding cyclase family protein, with translation MTGVLGDLALALASGAVEVVDLTHALTPDFPVIVLPPEFGQCAPFRIEEVSRYDARGPAWYWNNISMSEHTGTHFDAPAHWVTGRNQPGGTVDAVGPERLVAPVCVLDMSGPSTEDRDFIMTADHVAAWEAEHGAIPPGAWVLMRTDWAKKAGSPAYVGLEADGAHSPGPDASAIEALLARGIIGFGTETVGTDAGQGAHLSPPYPAHSLLHGAGKLGLQCLAGLDRLPPKGAMLIAPPLKIAGGSGSPLRVLALVPKEGS, from the coding sequence ATGACCGGCGTTCTCGGAGACCTTGCCCTCGCGCTCGCCAGCGGCGCGGTGGAGGTGGTGGACCTCACCCATGCGCTCACCCCGGATTTCCCGGTGATCGTGCTGCCGCCCGAGTTCGGGCAATGCGCGCCCTTCCGCATCGAGGAGGTGAGCCGCTACGACGCCCGCGGCCCGGCCTGGTACTGGAACAACATCTCCATGTCCGAGCACACCGGCACGCATTTCGACGCCCCCGCCCATTGGGTGACCGGGCGCAACCAGCCCGGCGGCACGGTGGACGCCGTGGGCCCGGAGCGGCTGGTGGCCCCGGTCTGCGTGCTCGACATGTCCGGCCCCTCCACCGAGGACCGGGACTTCATCATGACCGCCGATCACGTGGCGGCCTGGGAGGCGGAGCACGGCGCGATCCCGCCCGGCGCCTGGGTGCTGATGCGCACCGACTGGGCGAAGAAGGCCGGCAGCCCCGCCTATGTGGGGCTGGAGGCCGACGGCGCGCATTCGCCGGGCCCGGACGCCTCGGCCATCGAGGCGCTGCTCGCGCGCGGCATCATCGGCTTCGGCACCGAGACCGTGGGCACCGACGCAGGCCAGGGCGCGCATCTCTCGCCGCCGTACCCGGCGCATTCGCTGCTGCACGGCGCGGGCAAGCTGGGCCTGCAATGCCTCGCCGGGCTCGATCGCCTGCCGCCGAAGGGCGCGATGCTCATCGCCCCGCCGCTGAAGATCGCGGGGGGCTCCGGCAGCCCGCTGCGCGTGCTGGCACTTGTTCCCAAGGAGGGGTCATGA
- a CDS encoding SDR family NAD(P)-dependent oxidoreductase produces the protein MTHTVLITGTSSGIGEVLAREMLDKGWKVIGLARRRAGWEHPEFDQISVDLLDPAAVAEVAEGLKGRGVSHVVHNAGLIYPNLVEDAKPEELAALTQLHLAAPLVLTQAVLPEMRAAKFGRIVFVTSRAAMGVPTRSAYSATKAGVHGMMRTWALELGPDGITVNTVAPGPILTDNFWGIVDKGSEREKRIGEQLPVRRLGTSEDVTRAVQFFADPAAGFVTGQVLFVCGGGSLGGLSL, from the coding sequence ATGACCCATACCGTTCTCATCACCGGCACCAGCTCGGGCATCGGCGAGGTTCTGGCGCGCGAGATGCTCGACAAGGGCTGGAAGGTGATCGGCCTGGCCCGCCGCCGCGCCGGCTGGGAGCACCCGGAGTTCGACCAGATCTCCGTCGACCTGCTGGACCCCGCCGCGGTCGCCGAAGTGGCCGAGGGGCTGAAGGGCCGGGGCGTGAGCCATGTGGTCCACAACGCCGGGCTGATCTATCCCAATCTGGTGGAGGACGCGAAGCCGGAAGAGCTCGCCGCCCTCACCCAGCTCCACCTCGCAGCCCCTCTGGTGCTCACCCAGGCGGTGCTGCCGGAGATGCGGGCGGCGAAGTTCGGCCGCATCGTCTTCGTCACCTCGCGCGCCGCGATGGGCGTGCCCACGCGCAGCGCCTACTCGGCCACCAAGGCCGGCGTGCACGGCATGATGCGCACCTGGGCGCTGGAGCTCGGGCCCGACGGCATCACCGTGAACACCGTGGCGCCCGGCCCGATCCTCACCGACAATTTCTGGGGCATCGTGGACAAGGGTTCCGAGCGCGAGAAGCGCATCGGCGAGCAACTCCCCGTGCGCCGGCTGGGCACCTCGGAAGACGTGACCCGCGCCGTGCAGTTCTTCGCGGACCCGGCGGCAGGCTTCGTCACCGGACAGGTGCTGTTCGTCTGCGGCGGGGGCAGCCTCGGCGGCCTGTCGCTCTGA
- a CDS encoding AMP-binding protein — MRTDETVAVRLAETAARHPDRPFLNVLPETAAAYGIAPGEITYAEAAAKVATLTQAYLDAGLGGDGGVDRVGLLLLNRPEFVLHFIAMNGAGISMVPINPDLRAAELEYLISHSEMKLAVAVPERQDDLRSAAAAMDIALPVIGPDEPIPAFGPAKAAATPSSESEAALLYTSGTTGQPKGCVLPNEYFLVCGGEWYRDVGGLSAVREEPAERMLTPLPVFHMNALAVSLMAMITVGGCLTVLDRFHPRTWWQSVRENRSTCFHYLGVMPYILMGLPENPADAEHGARFGFGAGIDPTLHAPFQERFGVPLIEGWAMTEVGVSGSITDGRPDRVPGRACIGRPWEGVETKVIREDGSEADVDEPGELLIRRSGPRPGMGFFREYLKNSEATAEAWAGGWFHTGDIVRQDAEGDFFFVDRRKNVIRRSGENIAAVEVESALVAHPAIRSVAVAAVPDAVRGDEVMALIVPAEGYAGSAELAEQITRWCLTRLAYYKAPGWTAFAGNCRSPPPPRSSAGC, encoded by the coding sequence ATGCGAACCGACGAGACCGTCGCCGTCCGGCTGGCGGAAACCGCTGCCCGCCATCCGGACCGCCCTTTCCTCAACGTCCTGCCGGAGACCGCGGCCGCCTATGGCATCGCGCCGGGCGAGATCACCTATGCCGAGGCGGCCGCGAAGGTGGCAACACTCACCCAGGCTTACCTCGACGCAGGCCTCGGCGGCGACGGCGGGGTGGACCGGGTGGGGCTGCTGCTGCTCAACCGCCCGGAGTTCGTGTTGCATTTCATCGCGATGAACGGCGCGGGCATCTCCATGGTGCCGATCAACCCGGACCTGCGGGCGGCCGAGCTGGAATACCTCATCTCGCACTCGGAGATGAAGCTGGCCGTGGCCGTGCCCGAGCGCCAGGACGACCTGCGCAGCGCCGCCGCGGCCATGGACATCGCCCTTCCGGTGATCGGGCCGGATGAGCCCATCCCCGCCTTCGGGCCGGCGAAGGCGGCGGCCACGCCCTCCTCGGAGAGCGAGGCCGCGCTGCTCTACACCTCCGGCACCACCGGCCAGCCCAAGGGCTGCGTGCTGCCCAACGAGTATTTCCTCGTCTGCGGCGGCGAGTGGTACCGCGACGTGGGCGGCCTCTCCGCCGTGCGCGAGGAGCCGGCGGAGCGCATGCTCACCCCCCTGCCGGTGTTCCACATGAACGCGCTCGCGGTCTCGCTGATGGCGATGATCACCGTGGGCGGCTGCCTCACCGTGCTCGACCGCTTCCACCCCCGCACCTGGTGGCAGAGCGTGCGCGAGAACCGTTCCACCTGCTTCCACTACCTCGGCGTGATGCCCTACATCCTCATGGGCCTGCCGGAGAACCCGGCGGACGCGGAGCATGGCGCGCGCTTCGGCTTCGGCGCCGGCATCGACCCCACGCTGCACGCGCCCTTCCAGGAGCGCTTCGGCGTGCCGCTCATCGAAGGCTGGGCGATGACGGAGGTGGGTGTCTCCGGCTCCATCACCGACGGCCGGCCGGACCGCGTGCCCGGCCGCGCCTGCATCGGCCGCCCCTGGGAGGGGGTGGAGACCAAGGTGATCCGCGAGGACGGCTCGGAGGCCGATGTCGACGAGCCGGGCGAGCTGCTCATCCGCCGCTCCGGCCCGCGCCCCGGCATGGGCTTCTTCCGCGAGTACCTCAAAAACTCCGAGGCCACGGCCGAGGCCTGGGCCGGCGGCTGGTTCCACACCGGGGACATCGTGCGGCAGGACGCGGAGGGGGATTTCTTCTTCGTCGACCGGCGCAAGAACGTGATCCGCCGCTCGGGCGAGAACATCGCCGCGGTGGAGGTAGAGAGCGCGCTCGTCGCCCATCCCGCCATCCGCTCCGTGGCCGTGGCGGCGGTGCCCGACGCGGTGCGCGGCGACGAGGTGATGGCGCTGATCGTGCCGGCCGAGGGCTATGCGGGCAGCGCGGAGCTTGCCGAGCAGATCACCCGCTGGTGCCTCACCCGGCTCGCCTATTACAAGGCCCCGGGCTGGACCGCCTTCGCCGGGAACTGCCGCTCACCGCCACCTCCAAGATCCAGCGCGGGGTGCTGA
- a CDS encoding SDR family NAD(P)-dependent oxidoreductase, which yields MPTRSAYSATKAGVHGMMRTWALELGPDGITVNTVAPGPILTDNFWGIVDKGSEREKRIGEQLPVRRLGTSEDVTRAVQFFADPAAGFVTGQVLFVCGGGSLGGLSL from the coding sequence GTGCCCACGCGCAGCGCCTACTCGGCCACCAAGGCCGGCGTGCACGGCATGATGCGCACCTGGGCGCTGGAGCTCGGGCCCGACGGCATCACCGTGAACACCGTGGCGCCCGGCCCGATCCTCACCGACAATTTCTGGGGCATCGTGGACAAGGGTTCCGAGCGCGAGAAGCGCATCGGCGAGCAACTCCCCGTGCGCCGGCTGGGCACCTCGGAAGACGTGACCCGCGCCGTGCAGTTCTTCGCGGACCCGGCGGCAGGCTTCGTCACCGGACAGGTGCTGTTCGTCTGCGGCGGGGGCAGCCTCGGCGGCCTGTCGCTCTGA
- a CDS encoding LysR family transcriptional regulator, with amino-acid sequence MDTGLKGLEAVLAIARRGSFRAAALDLGMSTTALSHAIARLEAGLGVRLFNRTTRSVSLSDAGRDFVERVSPALAEIRAAMAAARSQRVTPSGLLRVNASVQGGREIAPVVLAFLRRYPEMQVDLVTEGRLVDIVAEGFDLGIRPADLVPRDMIALPLGRPQRYAVVASPEWLSTRPVPATPGDLRPADCLRVRLPNGALFPWYFERDGAVVHLDAKGRLTLDEAAIARAAVLEGAGIGFFIEQDVSGDIDAGRLVRLLADWTPPRPGFSLYYPGRRNPSAGFAAFLAMVREAAHRRRVHG; translated from the coding sequence ATGGACACCGGGCTGAAGGGGCTGGAGGCCGTGCTGGCCATCGCGCGCCGGGGCAGTTTCCGCGCGGCGGCGCTGGACCTCGGCATGTCGACGACGGCGCTTTCGCATGCCATCGCCCGGCTGGAGGCCGGCCTCGGGGTGCGGCTGTTCAACCGGACCACCCGCAGCGTGTCGCTCAGCGATGCCGGGCGCGACTTCGTGGAGCGGGTGTCTCCGGCCCTGGCGGAGATCCGCGCGGCCATGGCGGCCGCGCGCTCGCAGCGCGTGACGCCGTCGGGCCTGCTGCGCGTCAACGCCTCCGTGCAGGGCGGGCGGGAGATCGCGCCGGTGGTGCTGGCCTTCCTGCGCCGCTACCCGGAGATGCAGGTGGACCTGGTGACGGAGGGGCGGCTGGTCGACATCGTCGCCGAAGGCTTCGACCTGGGCATCCGCCCCGCGGACCTGGTGCCGCGCGACATGATCGCCCTGCCGCTGGGCCGGCCGCAGCGCTACGCCGTGGTCGCCTCCCCGGAGTGGCTCTCCACCCGCCCCGTGCCGGCGACCCCGGGAGACCTGCGGCCCGCGGACTGCCTGCGCGTGCGCCTGCCGAACGGCGCGCTCTTCCCCTGGTACTTCGAGCGGGACGGCGCTGTGGTGCATCTCGACGCGAAGGGCCGGCTGACGCTGGACGAAGCCGCCATCGCCCGCGCCGCGGTGCTGGAGGGCGCCGGCATCGGCTTCTTCATCGAGCAGGATGTCAGCGGAGACATCGACGCCGGCCGCCTGGTCCGCCTGCTGGCGGACTGGACCCCGCCACGCCCCGGGTTCAGCCTCTACTACCCCGGGCGGCGCAACCCCTCAGCCGGCTTCGCGGCCTTCCTCGCGATGGTGCGCGAGGCGGCGCACCGGCGGCGCGTGCACGGCTGA
- a CDS encoding RHO alpha subunit C-terminal catalytic domain-containing protein, with amino-acid sequence MKGLAPVANVKIYREFIFARLNDTGESFEAFFGDSLSSIDNMIDRSPEGKLVLEGAPLRYMHNCNWKMLVENQTDTCHPMVAHESSAGTAVSVWEKEQAKGGPKPMAVEVYAPFMAPYEFFEGMGIRVWPHGHGHTGVTTSIHADYSAVPGYFDQMVEAYGEERARAILGENRHNTVYFPHIMIKGPIQTMRVFRPLAADRTLVESYTFRLVGAPDMLFERTLMYNRLINAPTSIVGHDDLEVYERAQKGLASDALEWVNVQRLYEPGERHDVTETANGTSERQMRNQFAAWVHYMTLDMAEPARVEAAE; translated from the coding sequence GTGAAGGGCCTCGCCCCCGTGGCCAATGTGAAGATCTACCGGGAGTTCATCTTCGCCCGGCTCAACGACACGGGCGAGAGCTTCGAGGCGTTCTTCGGCGACAGCCTCTCCTCCATCGACAACATGATCGACCGCTCGCCGGAAGGGAAACTGGTGCTGGAAGGCGCGCCGCTGCGCTACATGCACAACTGCAACTGGAAGATGCTGGTCGAGAACCAGACCGACACCTGCCACCCGATGGTGGCGCATGAAAGCTCCGCCGGCACGGCCGTCTCCGTCTGGGAGAAGGAGCAGGCCAAGGGCGGGCCGAAGCCGATGGCGGTGGAGGTCTACGCGCCCTTCATGGCGCCCTACGAGTTCTTCGAGGGCATGGGCATCCGCGTCTGGCCGCATGGCCACGGCCACACCGGGGTGACCACGTCCATCCACGCCGATTACTCCGCCGTGCCGGGCTATTTCGACCAGATGGTCGAGGCCTATGGCGAGGAGCGCGCCCGCGCCATCTTGGGCGAGAACCGGCACAACACGGTCTACTTCCCGCACATCATGATCAAGGGCCCGATCCAGACCATGCGCGTGTTCCGGCCCCTCGCCGCGGACAGGACGCTGGTGGAGAGCTACACCTTCCGCCTGGTCGGCGCGCCGGACATGCTGTTCGAGCGCACGCTGATGTACAACCGGCTGATCAACGCGCCCACCTCCATCGTCGGCCATGACGATCTGGAGGTCTATGAGCGCGCGCAGAAGGGCCTGGCCTCCGACGCGTTGGAATGGGTGAACGTCCAGCGCCTCTACGAGCCGGGCGAGCGCCATGACGTGACCGAAACCGCCAACGGCACATCGGAGCGCCAGATGCGCAACCAGTTCGCCGCCTGGGTGCATTACATGACCCTGGACATGGCAGAGCCCGCCCGCGTGGAGGCCGCAGAATGA
- a CDS encoding SDR family oxidoreductase encodes MSGFLTLEGKRALITAGTQGTGAATVALFRALGAEVLTCARNRPDDLPDDMFVSADLTRAQGCEAVAAAVHERMGGVDVIVHLLGGSSAPGGGFAALGEAEWQAELNLNLLPAVRLDRALVPGMLRQGAGVVIHVTSIQRLMPLPEATTGYAAAKAALSVYSKSLSREVSPGGVRVVRVAPGWIGTDASVRLAERLARDAGTDLEGGKRIIMDALGGIPLGRPSTPEEVANLIAFLASDRAASITGTEYVIDGGTVPTA; translated from the coding sequence ATGTCCGGTTTCCTGACACTGGAGGGCAAGCGCGCCCTCATCACCGCCGGCACGCAGGGCACGGGCGCGGCCACGGTGGCGCTGTTCCGCGCGCTCGGCGCCGAGGTGCTGACCTGCGCCCGCAACCGCCCCGACGACCTTCCCGACGACATGTTCGTCTCCGCCGATCTCACCCGCGCGCAAGGATGCGAAGCCGTGGCCGCAGCGGTGCACGAGCGGATGGGCGGCGTGGACGTGATCGTCCACCTTCTGGGCGGTTCCTCCGCGCCCGGTGGCGGCTTCGCGGCGCTCGGCGAGGCGGAGTGGCAGGCGGAGCTGAACCTCAACCTGCTGCCCGCCGTGCGGCTGGACCGCGCGCTGGTGCCCGGGATGCTCCGGCAGGGCGCGGGCGTGGTGATCCATGTCACCTCGATCCAGCGCCTGATGCCCCTGCCCGAGGCGACCACCGGCTATGCCGCCGCCAAGGCCGCGCTTTCGGTCTACAGCAAGAGCCTGTCCCGCGAGGTCTCGCCCGGAGGCGTGAGGGTGGTGCGCGTGGCTCCGGGCTGGATCGGCACCGATGCCTCCGTGCGGCTGGCCGAGCGTCTGGCGCGCGACGCGGGCACCGATCTCGAGGGCGGCAAGCGGATCATCATGGACGCGCTGGGAGGCATCCCCCTCGGCCGTCCGTCGACACCGGAGGAGGTCGCCAACCTGATCGCCTTCCTCGCGTCGGACCGCGCGGCCAGCATCACCGGCACCGAATACGTGATCGACGGGGGAACCGTGCCGACCGCGTGA
- the surE gene encoding 5'/3'-nucleotidase SurE, translating into MRILITNDDGISAPGLEAAEAIAHELAGPDGEVWVVAPAFEQSGVGHCVSYIRPMRLEPLGPRRHAVEGSPADCVMAGLYEVMADCQPDLVLSGVNRGHNVAEDTLYSGTIGGAMEAALQGRRAIAMSQYFGPENRHLEDPFAAARAHGARVIRQILAADIWEETRYGVFYNINFPPCPAGDVRGVKATRQGHRASATFGVERQVAPNGRTYLWLTHGHDNASSAPGTDAREALEGHITVTPLRADLTAHDLVDRLSPALS; encoded by the coding sequence ATGCGCATTCTCATCACCAATGACGACGGAATCTCGGCCCCCGGGCTGGAGGCGGCGGAAGCCATCGCGCATGAGCTGGCCGGGCCCGACGGGGAGGTCTGGGTCGTCGCCCCGGCCTTCGAGCAATCCGGCGTCGGGCATTGCGTGTCCTACATCCGCCCCATGCGGCTGGAGCCGCTCGGGCCGCGCCGCCATGCCGTGGAGGGGTCGCCGGCGGATTGCGTGATGGCCGGGCTCTACGAGGTGATGGCCGATTGCCAGCCGGACCTCGTGCTTTCCGGCGTGAACAGGGGCCACAACGTGGCCGAGGACACGCTCTATTCCGGCACCATCGGCGGAGCGATGGAGGCCGCGCTGCAGGGGCGCCGCGCCATTGCGATGTCGCAGTATTTCGGGCCGGAGAACCGCCACCTGGAGGACCCGTTCGCGGCCGCGCGCGCGCATGGCGCCCGGGTGATCCGCCAGATCCTCGCCGCGGACATCTGGGAGGAAACCCGCTACGGCGTGTTCTACAACATCAATTTCCCGCCCTGCCCGGCCGGGGATGTCCGGGGCGTGAAGGCCACCCGCCAGGGCCACCGCGCCTCCGCCACCTTCGGGGTGGAGCGGCAGGTGGCGCCGAACGGGCGCACCTACCTGTGGCTCACCCACGGCCATGACAACGCGAGCTCCGCGCCCGGCACCGACGCGCGCGAGGCTCTCGAGGGCCACATCACCGTCACGCCCCTGCGCGCCGATCTCACCGCACATGACCTGGTGGACCGGCTGTCGCCGGCGCTGAGCTGA
- a CDS encoding nuclear transport factor 2 family protein produces MTLPPPIHTYFTARAPRDGAALAAAFAPDATVHDEGEIRRGPEEIRDWWQASHARYRHTAEPLEIAEADGRTVVRARVSGDFPGSPAVLTFSFRLAGDRITGLEIR; encoded by the coding sequence ATGACCCTTCCCCCACCCATCCACACCTATTTCACCGCCCGGGCGCCCCGGGACGGCGCGGCGCTGGCTGCCGCCTTCGCGCCGGATGCCACCGTCCATGACGAGGGCGAAATCCGCCGCGGCCCCGAGGAGATACGCGACTGGTGGCAGGCCTCCCACGCCCGGTACCGCCACACGGCCGAGCCGCTGGAGATCGCCGAGGCGGACGGCAGGACCGTTGTCCGCGCCCGGGTGAGCGGCGACTTCCCCGGCAGCCCCGCGGTGCTCACCTTCAGCTTCCGGCTGGCGGGCGACCGCATCACCGGGCTGGAGATCCGCTGA
- a CDS encoding SDR family NAD(P)-dependent oxidoreductase, which translates to MTERTPLAPPPRKDPTAVTRLAHRPPGMPSRAGLCFAAHAARGTFALQECTECAARLWPPRDACPHCLSADIPFTPAPVGGEVIAQTTVRVTHELFYRDRGPWRVGTVKLDCGPVVTANLHRDVATGARVRMIARLDLAGTPLMMALPEQETPLMDEDPALRTLTAHPRHRRVLVTDGRSALGQELARALLKAGAAKVFLGVAEGWKPLPGRDRLEAEAGIDIVPLDLTDTRSVVDLAGAIGGKTDIVVNTADHVRPGSVMGQSVALAQEAFETNVFGLQRLAQVFGPALLGRANDGLNNAVALMDVTPVQALSNWNVYGMHSASAAARLSVLQGLRAEMREGGIRVMSVFAGPMDDDWHQAVPPPKLAPRAVAAAVVAALCEGIEESFVGDVAQDVFARFRADPKVLERELQR; encoded by the coding sequence ATGACCGAGCGCACCCCCCTGGCCCCGCCGCCGCGCAAGGACCCGACGGCCGTCACCCGGCTGGCGCATCGCCCGCCGGGCATGCCCAGTCGCGCCGGGCTGTGCTTCGCCGCCCATGCCGCGCGCGGCACCTTCGCCCTGCAGGAGTGCACGGAGTGCGCGGCCCGCCTCTGGCCGCCGCGCGACGCCTGCCCGCACTGCCTCTCGGCCGACATCCCCTTCACCCCGGCGCCCGTGGGCGGCGAGGTGATCGCGCAGACCACCGTCCGCGTGACGCATGAGCTGTTCTACCGTGATCGCGGGCCCTGGCGCGTGGGCACTGTGAAGCTCGACTGCGGCCCGGTGGTGACCGCGAACCTGCACCGGGACGTGGCCACCGGCGCGCGGGTGCGGATGATCGCCCGGCTCGACCTTGCCGGCACGCCGCTGATGATGGCCCTGCCGGAACAGGAGACCCCGCTCATGGACGAGGACCCCGCCCTGCGCACCCTCACCGCCCATCCGCGCCACCGCCGGGTTCTGGTCACCGACGGGCGCAGCGCCCTGGGCCAGGAGCTGGCCCGCGCCCTGCTGAAGGCCGGGGCCGCGAAGGTGTTCCTCGGCGTGGCCGAGGGCTGGAAGCCGCTGCCCGGGCGTGACCGGCTGGAGGCAGAGGCGGGCATCGACATCGTGCCGCTGGACCTCACGGACACGCGCTCGGTCGTCGATCTCGCCGGCGCCATCGGGGGCAAGACCGACATCGTGGTGAACACGGCCGATCACGTGCGCCCCGGCAGCGTGATGGGCCAGAGCGTGGCCCTGGCGCAGGAGGCGTTCGAGACCAATGTCTTCGGCCTCCAGCGCCTCGCGCAGGTGTTCGGGCCGGCACTGCTGGGCCGGGCGAACGACGGGCTGAACAACGCGGTCGCCCTCATGGATGTCACCCCGGTGCAGGCGCTGTCGAACTGGAATGTCTACGGCATGCACTCGGCCTCCGCCGCGGCCCGGCTCTCGGTGCTGCAGGGGCTGCGCGCGGAGATGCGCGAGGGCGGCATCCGGGTGATGAGCGTCTTCGCCGGGCCGATGGACGATGACTGGCACCAGGCGGTGCCACCGCCGAAGCTCGCGCCCCGCGCCGTGGCCGCCGCGGTGGTGGCGGCGCTGTGCGAGGGCATCGAGGAGAGTTTCGTGGGCGACGTGGCGCAGGACGTCTTCGCCCGGTTCCGCGCCGACCCGAAGGTGCTCGAGAGGGAGTTGCAGCGATGA
- a CDS encoding ester cyclase, translating into MDPAALTALYHGYIACLNARDWARLGEYVGDSVRHNGRPLGLAGYRAMLEGDVATIPDLRFEVRLLAADPPVVAARLWFDCHPKAGFLGLPVNGRRVCFAENVFYTVTQERVSEVWSLIDREAVVDQLRGDA; encoded by the coding sequence ATGGACCCGGCGGCCCTCACCGCGCTCTACCACGGCTACATCGCCTGCCTGAATGCGCGGGACTGGGCGCGGCTGGGGGAGTACGTCGGCGACTCGGTGCGCCATAACGGCCGGCCGCTGGGCCTCGCCGGCTATCGGGCCATGCTGGAGGGAGATGTCGCGACGATCCCGGACCTGCGCTTCGAGGTCCGCCTGCTGGCGGCCGATCCGCCTGTCGTGGCGGCCCGGCTCTGGTTCGACTGCCACCCGAAGGCGGGGTTCCTCGGCCTGCCCGTGAACGGCCGGCGGGTGTGCTTCGCGGAAAACGTGTTCTACACCGTCACGCAGGAGCGGGTGTCCGAGGTGTGGTCCCTGATCGACCGCGAGGCCGTTGTGGACCAGCTGCGCGGCGACGCCTGA
- a CDS encoding ester cyclase, producing the protein MDPAALTALYHGYIACLNARDWARLGEYVGDSVRHNGRPLGLAGYRAMLEGDVATIPDLRFEVRLLAADPPVVAARLWFDCHPKAGFLGLPVNGRRVCFAENVFTPSRRSGCPRCGP; encoded by the coding sequence ATGGACCCGGCGGCCCTCACCGCGCTCTACCACGGCTACATCGCCTGCCTGAATGCGCGGGACTGGGCGCGGCTGGGGGAGTACGTCGGCGACTCGGTGCGCCATAACGGCCGGCCGCTGGGCCTCGCCGGCTATCGGGCCATGCTGGAGGGAGATGTCGCGACGATCCCGGACCTGCGCTTCGAGGTCCGCCTGCTGGCGGCCGATCCGCCTGTCGTGGCGGCCCGGCTCTGGTTCGACTGCCACCCGAAGGCGGGGTTCCTCGGCCTGCCCGTGAACGGCCGGCGGGTGTGCTTCGCGGAAAACGTGTTTACACCGTCACGCAGGAGCGGGTGTCCGAGGTGTGGTCCCTGA
- a CDS encoding aromatic-ring-hydroxylating dioxygenase subunit beta: protein MTTDTLTRLTPDTVTEADLTAFIYREARLLDELAYEDWLKLYAQDAHYWMPAEWQQTDPRLQASLMYEDMLLLRIRVERLAGARTFSQKPKSRSQHLLQAPQVDEMNPAANLFRTWTSFHYVETRGDEKEFFAGWAKHEIRVEEGALKIALKRVDLLNFDAPFGNIQLFM, encoded by the coding sequence ATGACCACCGACACCCTGACCCGCCTCACGCCCGACACGGTGACCGAGGCCGACCTCACCGCCTTCATCTACCGCGAGGCGCGGCTGCTCGACGAGCTGGCTTACGAGGACTGGCTGAAGCTCTACGCGCAGGACGCGCATTACTGGATGCCCGCCGAATGGCAGCAGACCGACCCCCGCCTGCAGGCCTCGCTGATGTACGAGGACATGCTGCTGCTGCGCATCCGCGTGGAGCGGCTGGCCGGGGCGCGCACCTTCTCCCAGAAGCCCAAGAGCCGCTCCCAGCACCTGCTGCAGGCCCCGCAGGTGGATGAGATGAACCCGGCCGCGAACCTGTTCCGCACCTGGACCTCGTTCCATTACGTGGAGACGCGCGGCGACGAGAAGGAGTTCTTCGCCGGCTGGGCGAAGCACGAGATCCGGGTGGAGGAGGGGGCGCTGAAGATCGCGCTCAAGCGGGTGGACCTGCTGAACTTCGACGCGCCCTTCGGCAATATCCAGCTCTTCATGTGA